A single Elaeis guineensis isolate ETL-2024a chromosome 15, EG11, whole genome shotgun sequence DNA region contains:
- the LOC140854038 gene encoding zinc-finger homeodomain protein 2-like, producing the protein MDFDDHDDPEEEIGLPVGSGYEPPLGNSGRGAAGGGKVAGGGGGGGEGGMVSAGAAAGSSNRKVSGGGGGGRYRECLKNHAVSIGGHAVDGCGEFMAAGEEGTLDALRCAACGCHRNFHRKEVEGASTVGAGAIGAEYHPQFSPYYRTPAAYLHPHHHMAAAAAAAAQQQHRPPPLALPSTSGGGGHSRDDQEDISNPMIGGGGIGVSGGGGASGSGKKRFRTKFTQEQKDKMLAFAERVGWRIQKHDEAAVQQFCNEAGIKRHVLKLAHDLAGSQSN; encoded by the exons ATGGACTTCGACGACCACGACGACCCGGAGGAGGAGATCGGGCTGCCCGTGGGCTCCGGCTACGAGCCCCCGCTGGGGAATTCCGGGAGAGGCGCCGCTGGAGGAGGGAAAGTCgccggcggaggaggaggaggaggggaaggGGGGATGGTATCAGCGGGGGCGGCGGCGGGGTCGAGTAACCGGAAGGTGAGCGGTGGGGGAGGCGGAGGGAGGTATAGAGAGTGCCTCAAGAACCACGCCGTGAGTATCGGAGGCCACGCGGTCGACGGATGCGGGGAGTTCATGGCGGCCGGCGAGGAGGGGACATTGGACGCGCTCCGCTGCGCTGCCTGCGGCTGCCACCGGAACTTCCACCGGAAGGAGGTGGAGGGTGCCAGCACCGTTGGAGCCGGCGCGATCGGGGCGGAGTACCACCCCCAGTTCTCCCCCTACTACCGGACGCCGGCGGCGTACCTGCACCCGCACCACCacatggcggcggcggcggcagcgGCCGCGCAGCAGCAGCACCGCCCTCCGCCGCTGGCTCTGCCATCGACTTCCGGCGGCGGGGGGCACAGCAGGGACGATCAGGAGGATATTTCGAACCCGATGATAGGCGGCGGAGGCATCGGCGTCAGCGGCGGAGGGGGGGCGTCGGGGTCGGGGAAGAAGCGTTTCAGGACCAAGTTCACGCAGGAGCAGAAGGATAAGATGCTGGCGTTCGCGGAAAGGGTAGGGTGGCGGATCCAGAAGCACGACGAGGCGGCGGTGCAGCAGTTCTGCAACGAGGCGGGCATCAAGCGCCACGTGCTCAAG CTTGCTCATGATCTTGCGGGGAGCCAAAGCAATTGA